The proteins below come from a single Kitasatospora sp. NBC_00315 genomic window:
- a CDS encoding acyl-CoA thioesterase yields the protein MARHIYACPLRWSDMDAFGHVNNVVFLRYLEEARIDFMFTQAAEAGAGEFAGGSVVARHEIDYKLPLVHRPEPVTIETWVTRIGAASLSVSYEVKDTAEDGTETVYVRASTVVVPYDLQAGRPRRISAVERDFLGRFMDAEKPAAAVAA from the coding sequence GTGGCACGCCACATCTACGCCTGCCCGCTGCGGTGGTCCGACATGGACGCCTTCGGGCACGTCAACAACGTGGTCTTCCTGCGCTACCTGGAGGAGGCCCGGATCGACTTCATGTTCACCCAGGCCGCCGAGGCGGGTGCCGGGGAGTTCGCGGGCGGCTCCGTGGTGGCCCGGCACGAGATCGACTACAAGCTCCCCCTGGTGCACCGGCCGGAGCCGGTCACCATCGAGACCTGGGTCACCCGGATCGGCGCCGCGTCGCTGAGCGTGTCGTACGAGGTCAAGGACACCGCCGAGGACGGCACCGAGACGGTCTACGTCCGGGCGTCGACCGTCGTCGTCCCGTACGACCTGCAGGCCGGCCGGCCGCGCCGGATCAGCGCCGTGGAACGCGACTTCCTCGGCCGTTTCATGGATGCCGAGAAGCCCGCGGCCGCCGTCGCGGCCTGA
- a CDS encoding Cys-Gln thioester bond-forming surface protein produces the protein MLTSTLVVGGSLLGTGSATAADGAGAGVTAVLQPTMESEEISVEPGRTEEGGLFTLKTADGTIQTYCIDIDHGVRLDKSVEYQEADWKSSSLGGAAKADAAAKIRWILENSYPKVTDLTALAKTVGADKLSKQDAAAGTQAAIWHFSDGKTHATPKNANAAKLTAYLVGDTNKGIAAEPKPSLTIAPEAVAGKTGDKLGPFTLNSSADEVKLSVSGDTAGKAALVDKDGKPVGALKGPIAKDTQFFLAVPADAADGSATVSASASTVVPTGRVFLSKGYTTESHSQTMILAGSSKLNVTDTAKATWTKAKGAILAATSEVDCAQGGVEVTVTNTGDQPATVTVQPGTSVTVQPGKSGKALVPVAEDTAYDIKVSGPNGFAQEFKGVLDCKVTSVTTPSASPSATASASVPAGTKATASASATPGGGLAATGGSSATPVLAGVAGALVLAGGAAVFVLRRRGRHSGNAA, from the coding sequence ATGCTCACGTCCACCTTGGTCGTCGGCGGGAGCCTTCTGGGCACCGGCTCGGCGACGGCCGCCGACGGCGCGGGGGCGGGGGTCACCGCCGTCCTGCAGCCGACCATGGAGAGCGAGGAGATCTCGGTCGAGCCCGGTCGCACCGAGGAGGGCGGTCTGTTCACCCTCAAGACGGCGGACGGCACGATCCAGACGTACTGCATCGACATCGACCACGGTGTCCGGCTCGACAAGAGCGTGGAGTACCAGGAGGCCGACTGGAAGTCGAGCTCGCTCGGCGGGGCGGCCAAGGCGGACGCCGCGGCCAAGATCCGCTGGATCCTGGAGAACTCCTACCCCAAGGTCACCGACCTCACGGCGCTCGCCAAGACCGTCGGCGCGGACAAGCTCTCCAAGCAGGACGCCGCGGCCGGCACCCAGGCCGCGATCTGGCACTTCTCGGACGGCAAGACCCACGCCACGCCGAAGAACGCGAACGCCGCGAAGCTCACCGCCTACCTGGTGGGCGACACGAACAAGGGCATCGCGGCCGAGCCGAAGCCCTCGCTCACCATCGCCCCCGAGGCCGTGGCCGGCAAGACCGGCGACAAGCTCGGCCCGTTCACGCTCAACAGCAGCGCCGACGAGGTCAAGCTGTCGGTCTCCGGTGACACCGCGGGCAAGGCCGCCCTGGTCGACAAGGACGGCAAGCCGGTCGGCGCCCTGAAGGGCCCGATCGCCAAGGACACCCAGTTCTTCCTGGCCGTCCCGGCCGACGCGGCCGACGGCTCCGCCACCGTGAGCGCCTCGGCCAGCACCGTGGTGCCGACCGGCCGGGTCTTCCTGAGCAAGGGCTACACCACCGAGAGCCACAGCCAGACCATGATCCTGGCCGGCTCCAGCAAGCTCAACGTCACCGACACGGCCAAGGCCACCTGGACCAAGGCCAAGGGCGCGATCCTCGCCGCCACCTCCGAGGTCGACTGCGCCCAGGGCGGCGTCGAGGTGACGGTCACCAACACCGGTGACCAGCCCGCGACCGTCACGGTCCAGCCGGGCACCTCGGTCACCGTGCAGCCGGGCAAGTCCGGAAAGGCGCTCGTCCCGGTCGCCGAGGACACCGCGTACGACATCAAGGTCTCCGGGCCCAACGGCTTCGCCCAGGAGTTCAAGGGCGTCCTGGACTGCAAGGTCACCAGCGTGACCACCCCCTCGGCCTCGCCGTCGGCGACCGCCTCCGCCTCCGTTCCCGCCGGCACCAAGGCCACCGCCAGCGCCTCCGCCACCCCGGGCGGCGGTCTCGCCGCCACCGGTGGCAGCAGCGCCACCCCGGTGCTCGCCGGTGTCGCCGGTGCGCTGGTCCTGGCCGGTGGCGCCGCGGTCTTCGTCCTGCGCCGTCGCGGTCGCCACAGCGGCAACGCGGCCTGA
- the ettA gene encoding energy-dependent translational throttle protein EttA — translation MAEFIYTMRKLRKAHGDKVILDDVTLNFLPGAKIGVVGPNGAGKSTVLKMMAGLEQPSNGEAYLSPGYSVGMLLQEPPLDETKTVLENVQDGVREVKGQLDRFNEIAELMATDYSDELLDEMGKLQEKLDHSNAWDLDAQLEQAMDALGCPPGDWPVTKLSGGERRRVALCKLLLEAPDLLLLDEPTNHLDAESVNWLEQHLAKYAGTVVAVTHDRYFLDNVAGWILELDRGRAIGYEGNYSTYLEAKQSRLKVEGQKDAKRAKRLKEELEWVRSNAKGRQVKSKARLARYEEMAAEADKMRKLDFEEIQIPPGPRLGSIVVEVNNLSKGFGDKVLIDNLSFTLPRNGIVGVIGPNGAGKTTLFKMLLGEEQPDGGSIKVGETVKVSYVDQGRANIDPKKTLWAVVSDELDWINVGQVEMPSRAYVSAFGFKGPDQQKPAGILSGGERNRLNLALTLKQGGNLLLLDEPTNDLDVETLGSLENALLEFPGCAVVISHDRWFLDRVATHILAYEGDSNWFWFEGNFDSYEKNKIERLGADAARPHRATYKKLTRG, via the coding sequence GTGGCGGAATTCATCTACACCATGCGCAAGCTGCGCAAGGCCCACGGCGACAAGGTCATCCTTGACGACGTGACGCTCAACTTCCTCCCCGGGGCGAAGATCGGCGTCGTTGGCCCCAACGGCGCCGGCAAGTCCACGGTGCTGAAGATGATGGCCGGCCTGGAGCAGCCCTCCAACGGCGAGGCCTACCTCTCGCCCGGCTACTCCGTCGGCATGCTCCTCCAGGAGCCCCCGCTCGACGAGACCAAGACCGTCCTCGAGAACGTCCAGGACGGCGTTCGCGAGGTCAAGGGCCAGCTCGACCGCTTCAACGAGATCGCCGAACTGATGGCGACCGACTACTCCGACGAACTGCTCGACGAGATGGGCAAGCTCCAGGAGAAGCTGGACCACTCCAACGCCTGGGACCTCGACGCCCAGCTGGAGCAGGCCATGGACGCCCTGGGCTGCCCGCCCGGCGACTGGCCGGTCACCAAGCTCTCCGGTGGTGAGCGCCGCCGCGTGGCCCTCTGCAAGCTGCTGCTGGAGGCCCCCGACCTGCTGCTCCTCGACGAGCCCACCAACCACCTCGACGCCGAGTCGGTGAACTGGCTGGAGCAGCACCTGGCCAAGTACGCCGGCACCGTTGTCGCCGTCACCCACGACCGGTACTTCCTGGACAACGTGGCGGGCTGGATCCTTGAGCTCGACCGCGGCCGGGCGATCGGCTACGAGGGCAACTACTCCACGTACCTGGAGGCCAAGCAGTCCCGCCTCAAGGTCGAGGGCCAGAAGGACGCCAAGCGCGCCAAGCGGCTCAAGGAGGAGCTGGAGTGGGTCCGCTCCAACGCCAAGGGCCGCCAGGTCAAGTCCAAGGCCCGCCTGGCGCGGTACGAGGAGATGGCGGCCGAGGCCGACAAGATGCGGAAGCTGGACTTCGAGGAGATCCAGATCCCGCCGGGCCCGCGTCTGGGCAGCATCGTGGTCGAGGTGAACAACCTCTCCAAGGGCTTCGGTGACAAGGTCCTGATCGACAACCTGAGCTTCACCCTGCCGCGCAACGGCATCGTGGGTGTCATCGGCCCGAACGGCGCCGGCAAGACGACCCTGTTCAAGATGCTGCTCGGCGAGGAGCAGCCGGACGGCGGCTCGATCAAGGTCGGCGAGACGGTCAAGGTCAGCTACGTCGACCAGGGCCGCGCCAACATCGACCCGAAGAAGACCCTGTGGGCCGTCGTCTCCGACGAGCTGGACTGGATCAACGTCGGCCAGGTCGAGATGCCGTCCCGTGCCTACGTCTCGGCGTTCGGCTTCAAGGGCCCGGACCAGCAGAAGCCGGCCGGTATCCTCTCCGGTGGTGAGCGCAACCGCCTCAACCTGGCGCTCACCCTCAAGCAGGGCGGCAACCTGCTGCTCCTCGACGAGCCGACCAACGACCTCGACGTCGAGACGCTCGGCTCGCTGGAGAACGCCCTGCTGGAGTTCCCCGGCTGCGCCGTGGTCATCTCCCACGACCGGTGGTTCCTGGACCGGGTCGCCACCCACATCCTCGCCTACGAGGGTGACAGCAACTGGTTCTGGTTCGAGGGCAACTTCGACTCGTACGAGAAGAACAAGATCGAGCGGCTGGGCGCCGACGCCGCCCGCCCGCACCGGGCCACCTACAAGAAGCTGACCCGGGGCTGA
- a CDS encoding single-stranded DNA-binding protein, whose amino-acid sequence MNETLVTMVGNVASPVTYARTTGGVPVANFRLVATERRYDRVKGDWVDGDTHWVTVVAWRWLAANLVSSLSKGDPVVVSGRLRVREWDEGERRRSAVEIDARSVGHDLSRGTSAFRWAVRSKSEQQSGGSAAPWPIGADPGGVERGPAALAAGGVAGGVAGVAEGLAGAPGAGREQQGGVPEEPPVPDWIVAAVAARRASVAAEGRSAGGPSTDGEVAVV is encoded by the coding sequence GTGAACGAGACCCTGGTGACGATGGTCGGCAATGTGGCCTCGCCGGTGACCTACGCCCGGACGACGGGCGGGGTGCCGGTGGCCAACTTCCGGCTGGTGGCCACCGAGCGCCGCTACGACCGGGTCAAGGGCGACTGGGTCGACGGCGACACCCACTGGGTGACGGTGGTCGCCTGGCGCTGGCTCGCGGCCAATCTGGTCAGCTCGTTGAGCAAGGGGGATCCGGTGGTGGTGAGCGGCCGACTGCGGGTCAGGGAGTGGGACGAGGGGGAGCGCCGCCGCAGCGCGGTGGAGATCGATGCCCGGTCGGTCGGACACGACCTGAGTCGCGGCACCTCGGCGTTCCGGTGGGCGGTCCGGAGCAAGTCGGAGCAGCAGTCGGGCGGTTCGGCGGCGCCCTGGCCGATCGGCGCTGATCCCGGGGGCGTCGAACGGGGCCCCGCCGCACTGGCCGCGGGGGGAGTGGCGGGCGGGGTGGCGGGCGTCGCCGAGGGTCTTGCCGGCGCTCCCGGAGCCGGTCGGGAGCAGCAGGGCGGGGTGCCGGAGGAGCCGCCGGTGCCCGACTGGATCGTCGCGGCGGTCGCCGCGAGGCGGGCGTCGGTGGCGGCCGAGGGGAGGTCCGCGGGTGGCCCGTCCACCGACGGGGAGGTGGCCGTCGTGTGA
- a CDS encoding ABC transporter permease, whose protein sequence is MSAEETATAADRGSVPAQRTAGPGGARPGAADERVSAFRSLSRVMIVAFVRDRTAVFFVILFPLMFLLLFGTLLKGAGSPHAKVAQVGAVQLLDSVQGDGRTELEKVLSITRTDDAAGALAKVKKGELDALVQQGPDGRIELRFSAADQVRAASVQGIVNAVIQQANQEASGKPAAFTLDAAQVEDNSLKPIQFLTPGLLGWAVATGAVFGASLTLVSWRQKKVLRRLRLAPVSPVAIISSRVAVSILTALTQTAVFLGVATTPFFGLKLTGSWWLIIPLVICATIAFMSIGLLAGSLAKTEEAANGISQIIVLPMSFLSGSFFPMDDAPTWLKTLSDAFPLKHMVTASQAVLSRGGGLSDALPTMGGLLLFAAVLTAIASRFFRWEDA, encoded by the coding sequence ATGAGCGCCGAGGAGACGGCGACCGCCGCCGACCGTGGCAGTGTCCCCGCCCAGCGCACCGCCGGCCCCGGCGGTGCCCGGCCCGGTGCGGCCGACGAGCGGGTCAGCGCCTTCCGCAGCCTCTCCCGGGTGATGATCGTGGCGTTCGTGCGGGACCGCACGGCCGTCTTCTTCGTGATCCTCTTCCCGCTGATGTTCCTGCTGCTCTTCGGCACCCTGCTCAAGGGCGCCGGCAGCCCGCACGCCAAGGTCGCCCAGGTCGGCGCCGTCCAGCTGCTGGACTCGGTCCAGGGCGACGGGCGGACCGAGCTGGAGAAGGTCCTCAGCATCACCAGGACCGACGACGCGGCCGGGGCACTGGCCAAGGTCAAGAAGGGCGAGCTGGACGCACTCGTCCAGCAGGGTCCGGACGGCCGGATCGAGCTGCGCTTCAGCGCCGCCGACCAGGTCCGCGCCGCCAGCGTGCAGGGCATCGTGAACGCCGTGATCCAGCAGGCCAACCAGGAGGCCAGTGGCAAGCCGGCCGCCTTCACCCTGGACGCGGCCCAGGTCGAGGACAACTCGCTCAAGCCGATCCAGTTCCTCACCCCCGGCCTGCTGGGCTGGGCGGTCGCCACCGGAGCCGTCTTCGGGGCCTCGCTGACGCTGGTCTCCTGGCGCCAGAAGAAGGTGCTGCGCAGGCTGCGGCTCGCGCCGGTGAGCCCGGTCGCGATCATCTCCTCGCGGGTCGCGGTGAGCATCCTCACCGCGCTCACCCAGACCGCGGTGTTCCTGGGGGTGGCGACCACGCCCTTCTTCGGGCTGAAGCTGACCGGCAGCTGGTGGCTGATCATCCCGCTGGTGATCTGCGCCACGATCGCCTTCATGTCGATCGGCCTGCTGGCCGGATCGCTGGCGAAGACGGAGGAGGCGGCGAACGGCATCTCGCAGATCATCGTGCTGCCGATGTCCTTCCTCTCCGGGTCGTTCTTCCCGATGGACGACGCCCCGACCTGGCTGAAGACGCTCTCCGACGCCTTCCCGCTGAAGCACATGGTCACCGCCTCCCAGGCGGTGCTCAGCCGGGGCGGCGGACTGTCGGACGCGCTGCCCACCATGGGCGGACTGCTGCTCTTCGCCGCCGTCCTGACCGCGATCGCCTCCCGCTTCTTCCGCTGGGAGGACGCCTGA
- a CDS encoding TetR family transcriptional regulator: MPPAPATSGEPRREQLLNAADRVVQREGPGASMNAIAAEAGITKPILYRHFGDRTGLIRALTERHTGGLLAAVRAALNEPLERRDRVEHVLDTYLAGIESRPQVYRLLTHPETGDPTGAGNALAPALRQIAQEITDAVLHQVDLGPEAELLSEAWGRAITGMVLAAGDWWLETGPCPRPRMVQVLADLLWGRLAAASDLPGATMPAVPTAESATPAD, translated from the coding sequence GTGCCGCCCGCCCCCGCCACCTCCGGCGAGCCCCGCAGGGAACAACTGCTGAACGCCGCCGACCGGGTCGTCCAGCGCGAGGGCCCGGGCGCGAGCATGAACGCCATCGCCGCCGAGGCCGGCATCACCAAGCCGATCCTGTACCGGCACTTCGGCGACCGTACCGGCCTCATCCGCGCACTCACCGAACGCCACACCGGGGGGCTGCTGGCCGCCGTGCGGGCCGCGCTGAACGAACCGCTGGAGCGGCGTGACCGCGTCGAGCACGTCCTGGACACCTACCTCGCGGGCATCGAGTCCCGTCCACAGGTCTACCGCCTGCTCACCCACCCCGAGACCGGCGATCCGACCGGGGCCGGCAACGCCCTGGCACCGGCCCTGCGGCAGATCGCCCAGGAGATCACCGACGCGGTGCTGCACCAGGTCGATCTCGGGCCGGAGGCGGAGCTGCTCTCCGAGGCCTGGGGCCGCGCCATCACCGGCATGGTGCTGGCGGCCGGCGACTGGTGGCTGGAGACCGGGCCGTGCCCGCGCCCCCGGATGGTCCAGGTGCTGGCCGACCTCCTCTGGGGCCGCCTCGCCGCCGCCTCGGATCTGCCCGGCGCCACCATGCCGGCCGTCCCGACGGCCGAGAGCGCCACTCCGGCCGACTGA
- a CDS encoding phytanoyl-CoA dioxygenase family protein, which translates to MSDVLTQQQIERFTEDGYLHLEGAFPRELAEAGRALLWERTGLDPSDRTTRTKPVVRLGGYADEPFRLAANTPVLHGAFDQLVGRGRWLPRTGLGTFPVRFPHPDDPGDAGWHVEGSYLPDGAHWYWTNLRSRGRALLMLFLFSDVGEDEAPTRIKAGSHLDVPRFLLPVGEDGMNGLSLAGVLDRAGRLDAPDRPTVLATGRAGDVYLCHPFLVHAAQPHRGGEPRFMAQPGLDPVGLLELDRPDGDHSPVETAVRRGLGLDR; encoded by the coding sequence ATGAGCGACGTGCTGACGCAACAGCAGATCGAGCGGTTCACCGAGGACGGTTACCTGCACCTCGAAGGGGCCTTCCCGCGTGAGCTGGCCGAGGCCGGCCGGGCACTGCTCTGGGAGCGGACCGGGCTCGACCCGTCCGACCGGACGACGCGGACCAAGCCGGTGGTCAGGCTCGGCGGCTACGCGGACGAGCCGTTCCGGCTGGCCGCCAACACCCCGGTCCTGCACGGTGCGTTCGACCAGCTGGTGGGCAGGGGGCGGTGGCTCCCACGGACCGGCCTGGGCACCTTCCCGGTCCGGTTCCCACACCCGGACGATCCGGGCGACGCCGGCTGGCACGTCGAGGGCAGCTATCTTCCGGACGGCGCCCACTGGTACTGGACCAACCTGCGCTCGCGCGGCCGGGCGCTGCTGATGCTCTTCCTCTTCTCGGACGTCGGCGAGGACGAGGCGCCGACCCGGATCAAGGCCGGCTCGCACCTGGACGTGCCGCGGTTCCTGCTGCCGGTCGGCGAGGACGGGATGAACGGCCTGTCGCTCGCCGGCGTTCTCGACCGGGCCGGACGGCTGGACGCCCCGGACCGCCCCACGGTGCTCGCCACCGGCCGGGCGGGCGACGTCTACCTCTGTCACCCCTTCCTCGTCCACGCGGCCCAGCCGCACCGCGGCGGTGAGCCCCGCTTCATGGCCCAACCGGGCCTGGACCCGGTGGGACTGCTGGAGTTGGACCGCCCCGACGGCGACCACTCCCCGGTGGAGACGGCCGTCCGACGCGGCCTCGGCCTGGACCGCTAG
- a CDS encoding enoyl-CoA hydratase/isomerase family protein: MTGSALLQGRTALPAGVEGLRAYTGPDGVAVLVLDRPQRRNALTLAMWQALPKTLDLIAEQPGVRALLLTGAAGTFSAGADIAELAEVYGDPERADAYHAENVVAEEALAAFPHPTIAVVHGACVGGGCQLAVACDLRFGSDGARLGITPAKLGVVYPAVPTVRLARLVGPGRAKYLLFSGELVSATRAAELGLLDEVVADAELDDRAVEFARLLTKRSPQTIGAVKAALAGPSAQAAAAIEPWARRSREAPDVREGLAAFLERREPRF, from the coding sequence ATGACCGGATCAGCACTGCTCCAGGGGCGTACCGCCCTGCCGGCCGGAGTCGAGGGCCTGCGGGCGTACACCGGTCCGGACGGGGTCGCCGTGCTGGTGCTCGACCGCCCGCAGCGGCGCAACGCGCTCACCCTCGCGATGTGGCAGGCCCTGCCGAAGACGCTCGACCTGATCGCCGAACAACCGGGCGTACGGGCGCTGCTGCTCACCGGCGCGGCGGGCACCTTCAGCGCGGGTGCGGACATCGCCGAGCTCGCCGAGGTGTACGGCGACCCGGAGCGGGCCGACGCCTACCACGCCGAGAACGTCGTCGCCGAGGAGGCGCTGGCCGCCTTCCCGCACCCCACCATCGCCGTGGTGCACGGGGCGTGTGTCGGCGGCGGGTGCCAGCTGGCGGTCGCCTGCGACCTGCGCTTCGGATCGGACGGCGCCCGGCTGGGGATCACCCCGGCCAAGTTGGGCGTGGTCTATCCGGCGGTACCGACCGTCCGGCTGGCCCGACTGGTCGGCCCGGGGCGCGCCAAGTACCTGCTGTTCTCCGGCGAACTGGTGAGCGCCACGCGGGCTGCGGAGCTGGGGCTGCTGGACGAGGTGGTCGCCGACGCCGAACTGGACGACCGGGCGGTCGAGTTCGCCCGGCTGCTGACCAAGCGCTCACCACAGACGATCGGGGCCGTCAAGGCGGCCCTGGCCGGCCCTTCGGCGCAGGCCGCCGCGGCGATCGAGCCGTGGGCGCGGCGCTCGCGCGAGGCTCCGGACGTACGTGAGGGTTTGGCCGCCTTCCTGGAGCGACGCGAACCGCGCTTCTGA
- a CDS encoding globin produces the protein MTEIGHDTRSEETFFDAVGGEETFRRLVHRFYQGVAGDELLRPMYPEDLGPAEERFALFLIQYWGGPRTYSDQRGHPRLRMRHVPFKVDRAAHDAWLRHMRTALDELALAPDAERQLWDYLTYAAASMINTAG, from the coding sequence GTGACTGAGATCGGGCATGACACACGCAGCGAGGAGACCTTTTTCGACGCGGTCGGCGGCGAGGAGACCTTCCGGCGGCTGGTGCACCGGTTCTACCAGGGCGTCGCCGGGGACGAGTTGCTGCGCCCGATGTACCCGGAGGACCTCGGCCCGGCCGAGGAGCGCTTCGCCCTGTTCCTGATCCAGTACTGGGGCGGCCCCCGCACGTACAGCGATCAGCGCGGACACCCCCGGCTGCGGATGCGGCACGTGCCGTTCAAGGTCGACCGCGCCGCGCACGACGCCTGGCTCCGGCACATGCGCACGGCGCTGGACGAACTCGCCCTGGCGCCGGACGCGGAGCGCCAGCTCTGGGACTACCTCACCTACGCCGCCGCCTCGATGATCAACACCGCCGGCTGA
- a CDS encoding acyl-CoA dehydrogenase family protein: MSTFSLDPGTDQLAVRDWLHGFAADVMRPAAAEWDEREETPWPIIQEAARLGIYSLDFYAQQYFDPSGVGIPIAMEELFWGDAGIGLSIVGTTLAAVAVLANGTDEQIGTWAPQMFGTPDDVKVAAFCSSEPDAGSDVSALRTRAVHDEAKDEWVLNGTKTWATNGGIASVHVVVATVDPALGARGQASFVIPPDTPGLSQGQKFKKHGIRASHTAEVVLDDVRIPGHCLLGGKEKLDERLARARERAAGTGTPSRTGSVKNAAMATFEASRPAVGAQAIGIARAAYEVALDYAKTRVQFGRPIIDNQGVAFTLADMKTRIDASRLLVWRASWMAANQQPFTSAEGSMSKLYAGETAKWVTAQAMQILGGNGYTREYPVERMHRDSAIYSIFEGTSEIQRLVIARTISGMPIR; encoded by the coding sequence ATGAGCACCTTCTCGCTGGACCCGGGCACCGACCAGCTCGCCGTGCGCGACTGGCTGCACGGCTTCGCCGCCGACGTGATGCGCCCGGCCGCGGCCGAGTGGGACGAGCGCGAGGAGACGCCCTGGCCGATCATCCAGGAGGCGGCCAGACTCGGCATCTACTCGCTGGACTTCTACGCCCAGCAGTACTTCGACCCCTCGGGTGTCGGCATCCCGATCGCGATGGAGGAGCTGTTCTGGGGCGACGCCGGCATCGGGCTGTCGATCGTCGGGACCACACTCGCGGCCGTGGCCGTCCTCGCCAACGGCACCGACGAGCAGATCGGCACCTGGGCGCCGCAGATGTTCGGCACGCCCGACGACGTCAAGGTCGCCGCGTTCTGCTCCTCCGAGCCGGACGCGGGCTCGGACGTCTCGGCGCTGCGCACCCGGGCCGTCCACGACGAGGCCAAGGACGAGTGGGTGCTCAACGGCACCAAGACCTGGGCCACCAACGGCGGCATCGCCTCCGTGCACGTGGTGGTGGCGACGGTGGATCCCGCGCTCGGGGCCCGTGGGCAGGCCTCCTTCGTGATCCCGCCGGACACCCCCGGCCTGTCGCAGGGGCAGAAGTTCAAGAAGCACGGAATCCGTGCCTCGCACACCGCCGAGGTGGTGCTGGACGACGTCCGGATCCCGGGGCACTGCCTGCTCGGCGGCAAGGAGAAGCTGGACGAGCGGCTCGCCCGGGCCCGCGAGCGGGCGGCCGGCACCGGCACCCCCAGCAGGACCGGTTCGGTCAAGAACGCCGCCATGGCCACCTTCGAGGCGTCCCGCCCCGCCGTCGGCGCGCAGGCCATCGGCATCGCCAGGGCCGCGTACGAGGTCGCGCTCGACTACGCGAAGACCCGGGTGCAGTTCGGCCGGCCGATCATCGACAACCAGGGTGTCGCGTTCACCCTGGCCGACATGAAGACCCGGATCGACGCCTCCCGGCTGCTGGTCTGGCGGGCCTCCTGGATGGCGGCCAACCAGCAGCCGTTCACCTCGGCCGAGGGCTCGATGTCCAAGCTGTACGCGGGTGAGACGGCGAAGTGGGTGACGGCGCAGGCGATGCAGATCCTCGGTGGCAACGGCTACACCCGGGAGTACCCGGTGGAGCGGATGCACCGGGACAGCGCCATCTACTCGATCTTCGAGGGGACGAGCGAGATCCAGCGCCTGGTGATCGCCCGGACCATCTCGGGGATGCCGATCCGCTGA